The nucleotide sequence GCAGAAACTGCAAGAACAAGTAGCTATCAAAGAAAGAGAGATCACTCAGCTGACCGCAGGTCTGAAGGCAGCCAATCGCCAGCTTAGCCGGGTTTATAAAATAAGGCAGAGTCTGACTCTGCTGCAGAAAATCGATAAGATTAAGCACGACTGTACTGCCGCTCGGAAAATAGAACAAGAGCTGGCCGGGTTCAAAACAAAGCTGAGCCTAAAGCCAGTACCGACAGCGAAACAGCTCGCGGACGCGGAACAGTTGCAAAGACAAATTGAAATCAGCCAGGGGCAGGCTAAGGCTCAGGGGTTGCGGATAGATTTTCGCCCGACTGGGGATTTTGAGGTCACGGTAAAAACCGCTGAAGGCCAAGCGGAACACAGTGTAGGGCCGGGGCGCCCCCTGGCGGTGGATGTTACCGGGGCTGAAGTACAGTTGGAAATTGCCACTGTGGGCACTTTCAGCATTGCATCCGGAGCTTCGGAGTTGAAAGGAATCTTAACTCGGTTGAAGGCAGATAAGAAAAAACTGGCCGCTATACTAACCACATTCACAGTTGGCAATGCAGCCGAATTACGGGAAAGATATGACTGGGCACAAAGCAGTCGGCGGCAAATCGAGCAGTTGCAGGCCGAGCAAGCCAACATTCTAGGTGAACACGATTCAATGGCTGAGTTAGAGCAAGAGGGTATTCATGAACAACAGCAATTAGAGAGGCTGTGTGAAGAGCTGGGCCTGGACGTATCCCATCTCAGCTCGATTTCTCCGGTCGATGCGGCTGAGCTGGAACGGCAGGCCAGGGCGCTGGAAGAACGACAGGAGAAAGGGCAAAAAGAGCTGGGGGCTCTAAGAGAAGAGTGGAGGAAGAAAGAAGATCGACAGCGGACGCTGGAACAAGAGATAAGCGAGCTAAAACAGATGCTCCGGACTGCCGCTGAGGAACAAGAAAAGCGGTTGGCTAATTATCAAGGGGAAAAAGATGAACTGGAGCGGAGCCTCAGAGGGGCCCAAGACGAGAAAGAGCAGCAGCTTAATCTGTTAAGCCAACTGAAAGACCGGCTGCCGCCGGATGCAGATTCGTTGGAACGAACGGCGTTGAGGTTGGAGCAGGACATCGGCCGGAAGCAAGAACAAGGAACGAAATTGAGAGAAGAAATGGCCGGGCTGCGGGCCGAGATCAATCTCCAATCGGAAGTAGGACTGTATTCTAAGATCAGCCGGCTGGAAGAAGAGTACGAGCTAGTTCAAAGAGAGTACAACCGGCTGGAGGTTAATGCCCGAGCGGTGAAACTGTTGTACCGTTTAGTGCATGCCCGTCACGAGGCTATGTTAGCTGATATCACCGATCCTATTCGCCAAGGACTCAATAGCTTATTCCAACAAGTAACCTTCAGGCGTGATCGCAGCCTACAACTAGAGGCCGATTTGTCGCTGGCTGGCCTGAGAGTAGAGAACGAAGAATCTTTACAGCCGCTGGAGGTATTTTCTATTGGAACTCAAGAGCAAATGCTGCTGCTGGCTCGCCTGGCCTTGGCTCAGTTTTTAAGCACCGGCGAGCGCCAACTGGTGGTCTTAGACGACGCCTTGGTTAACAGTGACGGCACCCGTCGCAGCCGGATCTTAGACCTCTTGGCGGACGCGGCTGCTGACCGCTTTCAGCTGCTTATCCTCACTTGCCATCCGGATATGTACAAAGAATTACCCGGAAAGAGATACGATTTAGCTTCCCTTCTGATCCCAACGGGGGCAGGTGTAAACTAAGTATACTAACTTGCGCGCTGCCACTTCTTGTCTGCATTATTTTTTGTACACGGGGAACAACTGACAATGGAGGAGGTGGCAGCAGTATGCGTAACAATGATGGCCGAATGGATATGTGGCCTTGGTCAAGCATGTTGGTACTATCGCTGGTAATGACAATGCCTTTTCTCTGGTACGCAAAGCGGATGACCGAATCGCTGGAGATTATTGCCGAGAGTAAAAGACAAAAGATGCTGCAGGCCGAATCCGAATAATTCATCAGGAGTCAGGTCTCGACCTATTCTACTTAGGGGCTGTCTGGCGCTTGGGAAAGTGGAATAAGCCGAGACCTGACTTCACTTGGGGTAGGGCGGTTAGTGTGGGCCCGTGCCTTATTTTATTTCCGAGGAAATAATGCCGGGTTATGGGCTTGCGTTCGATATAGGCAAGAGATAATATATGTAAGGTATAAAGTTGCACCAGGAGGCGAAGAAATGGCTGAAGAAAATGCTGAATGCAGTAGCTGCGAGCAGGGACAAACGTGCCCGTCAAAGACCAAGACCGGCCTAGACAAGCTGCCGGTTCCGGAACATAGTTCTATCCGCCATGTGGTGGCGGTGATGAGCGGCAAAGGCGGGGTGGGGAAGTCCACTGTAACAGCGCTGATAGCCAGTGCTCTGGCTAAGAAGCTTCACCGTGTGGGCGTGTTGGACGCTGATATTACCGGCCCGTCTATTCCCAAATTATTTGGTATCAAAGATCGCCCGGAAGGTACGTCCCTGGGTTTGATTCCACCCAAGAGCCTGCTAGGTATCAGCATCATGTCGCTCAATTTGCTCTTACCTAACGAAGACGATCCTGTTGTTTGGCGCGGTCCTCTTATCGGCGGGGCAGTCAAGCAGTTTTGGACCGATGTGGTTTGGGGCGATCTGGATTACTTAATTGTGGACTTGCCGCCGGGAACAGGGGATGCGCCGCTTACTGTTCTGCAATCACTGCCCTTAGATGGCATCATTCTAGTTTCCTCACCGCAGGAACTTGCTGTTATGGTGGTAAAGAAAGCCATTCGCATGGCCGAGATGCTGGACGTGCCTATTTTGGGTGTGGCCGAAAACATGAGCTACCTGAACTGTCCGCATTGCGGCGACAAGATTGAACTGTTTGGCCCCAGTCACGTAAGGGCAGCGGCTCAGGCAGAAAACCTCAAGTTCTTGGGCGCCCTGCCGGTAGACCCGCAGTTGGCTGAACTGGGTGACCAAGGAGAGATAGAGAAGTATCCGGTGGATTTTCTGGACGGAATCGAAACAATTCTAGGAGCAAGTAAATAGCTGCAGTAAAAAGACGCGGAAGCAAAGCTCCGCGTCTTTGACTACCAGCAGGAGACGCCCCAGCGAAGGGTGAACACTTCAGTGCCTGACACTTTTTGGGCCGGGCTGCAACGCTTCATCAGTTCAACACCGAGTTCTCCATTTCTGGATGTTAACGGCAAGGCAGGAAACTGTTCCCTAATGGAGAAATAATTATATAGAGGGGACACTTCCTGTAGGAGATGAC is from Bacillota bacterium and encodes:
- a CDS encoding Mrp/NBP35 family ATP-binding protein, yielding MAEENAECSSCEQGQTCPSKTKTGLDKLPVPEHSSIRHVVAVMSGKGGVGKSTVTALIASALAKKLHRVGVLDADITGPSIPKLFGIKDRPEGTSLGLIPPKSLLGISIMSLNLLLPNEDDPVVWRGPLIGGAVKQFWTDVVWGDLDYLIVDLPPGTGDAPLTVLQSLPLDGIILVSSPQELAVMVVKKAIRMAEMLDVPILGVAENMSYLNCPHCGDKIELFGPSHVRAAAQAENLKFLGALPVDPQLAELGDQGEIEKYPVDFLDGIETILGASK
- a CDS encoding AAA family ATPase; protein product: MQLHSLTVSGLRCFRNPVTLTEFDHRINIISGPNELGKSTLVWGLILAFCNRHDVGGEGILAYRPWGTDLSPVIEVEFTAAGKRYRLEKGFLDQAKCVLSEQAGKGYLRLADGKRADDRVREFMLARFPGRGLAKGADWGLAHLLWMPQDKERFTSPSVSRQVEDHFQQAAGATIFTSQDDRLLQLVDDRYAKIYTPKTAVYQTGSEIRQTEARQHELDKKLEEARRQLAKISGQATELERREKQAQAAEETVRQLTEEHKKLLARVDEVKKLKGRIETVDAQVKAAVQRWRLLKQDFDHVETWGRKSNDAARAVQDKEKELVSVRPLVQKLQEQVAIKEREITQLTAGLKAANRQLSRVYKIRQSLTLLQKIDKIKHDCTAARKIEQELAGFKTKLSLKPVPTAKQLADAEQLQRQIEISQGQAKAQGLRIDFRPTGDFEVTVKTAEGQAEHSVGPGRPLAVDVTGAEVQLEIATVGTFSIASGASELKGILTRLKADKKKLAAILTTFTVGNAAELRERYDWAQSSRRQIEQLQAEQANILGEHDSMAELEQEGIHEQQQLERLCEELGLDVSHLSSISPVDAAELERQARALEERQEKGQKELGALREEWRKKEDRQRTLEQEISELKQMLRTAAEEQEKRLANYQGEKDELERSLRGAQDEKEQQLNLLSQLKDRLPPDADSLERTALRLEQDIGRKQEQGTKLREEMAGLRAEINLQSEVGLYSKISRLEEEYELVQREYNRLEVNARAVKLLYRLVHARHEAMLADITDPIRQGLNSLFQQVTFRRDRSLQLEADLSLAGLRVENEESLQPLEVFSIGTQEQMLLLARLALAQFLSTGERQLVVLDDALVNSDGTRRSRILDLLADAAADRFQLLILTCHPDMYKELPGKRYDLASLLIPTGAGVN